One segment of Triticum aestivum cultivar Chinese Spring chromosome 2A, IWGSC CS RefSeq v2.1, whole genome shotgun sequence DNA contains the following:
- the LOC100125704 gene encoding eukaryotic peptide chain release factor GTP-binding subunit ERF3A translates to MEHDAPPAPSHHAQDDGAVDDWARDDAEPSDRHAAPAEESPEPADAAAAPAPPAEGVNDIQSSLQSLELKTNAPAHEDVQMVADEEEEEKRHINLVFIGHVDAGKSTAGGQILFLSGQVDDRTIQKYEKEAKDKSRESWYMAYIMDTNEEERLKGKTVEVGRAHFETENTRFTILDAPGHKSYVPNMISGASQADIGVLVISARKGEFETGYERGGQTREHVLLAKTLGVAKLVVVINKMDEPTVQWSKERYDEIEGKMIPFLRSSGYNVKKDVQFLPISGLCGANMKTRMDKSICSWWNGPCLFEILDKIEVPLRDPKGPVRLPIIDKYKDMGTVVMGKLENGTIREGDSLLVMPNKTHVKVTGINLDEKKVRRAGPNENVRVKVSGIEEEDIMAGFVLSSVANPIGAFTEFNAQLQILELLDNAIFTAGYKAVLHIHSVVEECEIVDLIEEIDMKKAKVTDPKKKKTKRKPLFVKNGAVVVCRVQVTNLICIEKFSDFPQLGRFTLRTEGKTIAVGKVVDVPPVGRSTFSA, encoded by the exons ATGGAGCACGACGCGCCGCCCGCCCCCTCGCACCACGCCCAGGACGACGGCGCCGTGGACGACTGGGCGCGCGACGACGCGGAGCCGTCCGATCGGCACGCCGCCCCCGCGGAGGAGAGCCCCGAGCccgcggacgccgccgccgcccccgcgccaccAGCGGAAG GTGTCAATGACATTCAGTCATCACTTCAGTCGTTGGAGTTGAAGACAAATG CTCCTGCGCATGAGGATGTTCAAATGGTAgcagatgaggaagaggaagaaaagcgCCATATAAATTTGGTTTTCATCGGCCATGTTG ATGCGGGGAAATCGACTGCTGGAGGGCAAATATTGTTCTTGAGTGGTCAGGTTGATGACCGGACCATCCAGAAATATGAAAAAGAAGCAAAGGATAAGAGCCGAGAAAGTTG GTATATGGCTTATATTATGGACACAAATGAGGAAGAGCGACTTAAG GGGAAGACTGTTGAAGTTGGTAGAGCCCACTTTGAGACTGAAAATACAAGATTCACTATCTTAGATGCACCG GGCCATAAAAGTTATGTTCCAAATATGATAAGTGGTGCATCTCAAGCTGACATTGGTGTTCTG gTCATATCTGCTCGGAAAGGTGAATTTGAAACTGGTTATGAAAGAGGAGGCCAGACTCGTGAACATGTACTGCTTGCAAAAACTCTAGGTGTTGCTAAGTTGGTAGTTGTCATCAACAAGATGGATGAACCTACAGTACAATGGTCAAAAGAAAG GTATGATGAAATTGAAGGGAAGATGATTCCTTTTCTCAGATCTTCAGGGTACAATGTTAAGAAAG ATGTCCAGTTCTTGCCTATTTCTGGTCTTTGTGGAGCCAATATGAAGACCAGAATGGATAAAAGCATTTGTAGTTGGTGGAACGGTCCTTGCCTTTTTGAAATTCTGGACAAAATCGAAGTTCCTTTGCGTGATCCCAAAGGGCCAGTAAG GCTGCCAATTATTGATAAATATAAAGATATGGGCACAGTCGTAATGGGAAAATTAGAGAATGGGACTATCAGAGAGGGTGATAGTTTGTTGGTTATGCCAAACAAG ACCCACGTGAAAGTCACTGGTATAAACTTGGATGAGAAGAAAGTACGACGTGCTGGACCCAATGAGAATGTACGTGTCAAAGTGTCTGGAATTGAAGAGGAGGATATCATGGCAGGTTTTGTACTTTCAAGTGTTG CTAATCCTATTGGTGCTTTCACTGAATTTAATGCCCAACTGCAGATTCTAGAGTTGCTTGATAAT GCTATTTTCACTGCTGGTTACAAGGCAGTGTTACACATCCACTCTGTTGTCGAGGAGTGTGAGATTGTTGATCTCATAGAGGAAATTGACATGAAGAAAGCGAAAGTAACTGACCCAAAGAAAAAGAAGACCAAGAGGAAGCCTCTTTTTGTGAAGAATGGTGCAGTTGTAGTTTGCCGCGTCCAG GTGACTAATTTGATATGCATAGAGAAGTTCTCTGATTTCCCTCAGCTTGGAAGGTTTACTCTACGAACTGAAG GCAAGACAATAGCTGTAGGCAAGGTTGTTGATGTTCCTCCAGTTGGCAGGTCAACGTTTTCAGCTTAA